The genome window GCCGTGGCGCCGATCACCTGCCGGGCCATGATCGAGGATGAAGCCTGGCCCAGTGCACAGGCTTTGACGTCATGGGCGAAATCGGACACAACGCCATCTTGCATCTTGAGGTCGACGGTAACGGTCGAACCACAGAGTTTTGAATGGGCGGTTGCCGTGGCATCCGGATCTTGCAGACGGCCAAGCCGCTGGATATTCCCGGCAAATTCCAGAATGCGCGCGTTGTAAACGTCGTTGATCATGACGGATGTCCGTTGTTCGACACAGTGTTCATCGCAAACGCGTCATTGTGCATCGCTTTGACCCTATGAATCCCGAATTCAATCTCTATATAGTATGGGAGTGACCAAGCACAAAGTCGCATAGAACTAAATTATGCGATGAGTTAATGTGTTGGTCAGGCGTGGACGAGTAACTCACGTCAGCATCAATACACCGTCCGTCCTTAGGGAACGACTATCGTGTATTGCCGTTTAACTCGTCGCTCCTTTGAGGGCGGCTACGGGAGATCGCGATGGATGCGGTAATCAAGAACTTGCAGTCAGCGGCTGTTAAGCAGAACAACACTCGGCGCCCAACTCAGGAAGAAGCAGAAGCAGCGGTACGCACGCTGTTACTCTGGGCGGGCGACGATCCGGAGCGCGAAGGCCTTCTCGACACCCCTGAGCGGGTGGTAAAGGCCTATAAGGAACTGTTCTCCGGCTATTCGCAGAACCCGGCCGATGTCCTTGGCCGTACGTTCGAGGAAATCGCCGGATATGAGGACATTGTCCTCATCCAGGATATTCCGTTCTTCTCGCATTGCGAGCACCATATGGTGCCGATCATCGGCAAGGCGCATGTTGCCTATCTGCCGGATGGCGAGAAGGTTGTCGGCTTGTCGAAAATTGCCCGCGTTGTCGATATCTATGCACATCGCCTGCAAACGCAGGAGGCCATGACGGCGCAGATCGCCAATGCCATCCAGGACTCGCTGCAGCCGCGTGGTGTCGCGGTGATGATCGAGGCGGAGCATATGTGCATGTCCATGCGCGGTATCCGCAAATCGGGTTCGACGACAACGACGACGACCTTCACCGGTGCCTACAAGATCGATGTCAACGAGCAAGTACGGTTCATGACCCTCGTCAAAGGCCGGTAATTCCAGAATTGGTATTGATGAGTTCCTTTTCCGATTCGCTTAGCGACAAGCATGAAAACGAAGAAGGCGCGGTGTTCGCACCGCGCTTTGACGCGTCCGGGCTGGTGACGACAGTTGTCACCGATGCAAGGGATGGACACTTGCTCATGGTCGCACACATGAATGCCGAAGCACTGCGCCTGACGCTTGCGACCGGGATCGCGCATTACTGGTCGCGCTCGCGCAAATCGCTGTGGAAGAAGGGCGAAACCTCCGGAAATCTGCAGACGGTTGTCGAAATGCGCACCGACTGCGATCAGGATGCGTTGTGGCTTAAAGTAACAGTCGCCGATGACGGTCCTACATGCCACACGGGCCGCCGGTCATGCTTTTATCGACAGATCGTGACAACCGACGGAACATCTTCGCTCGTCATGACTTCTGAAATGACTAGCACCTCATAAGTCATTAGCGATCTCTTAATCCTATTTCGTTGGTTGGCTAAGCGGCCACAATTACGCAATATTCATCCTTGAACACTAGTATCGTAAGTCATGCAGGGGATATTGAAACAGTACGAGTTCAGGAGTGTAGGCCATGCTCGAATGGGCATCGCGCCGATTGCGCGCGGCAGAACCGATCGGGATCAGTGATAATCTGGACGTGCCAGTAACCACGCCGGAGAAGCCGCGTGACAGCAAGACGCCTATTGCCCTGGCGCTTGGCGGCGGTGCCGCACGCGGATGGGCACACATCGGTGTCCTACGCGCATTGGACGAAGCAGGCATCGAGATTTCCATGATTGCCGGCACATCGATCGGCGCCCTCGTTGGCGGCTGTTATCTTGGCGGCAAGCTCGATCAGCTGGAAGAATTCGCACGCAGCCTGACCAAACGCGGCATCTTCAGCCTGCTTGACCTGCGATTCGGCGGCAATGGCCTGTTTGGCGGCATGAAGCTCGATCGCCGCCTGCGCGAGCATCTGGAAGAACTGTCGATTGATAATCTATCCAAACGGTTCATTGCGGTCTGTACCGAGATCAATACGGGCCATGAGATCTGGCTGACGCGCGGCAGCCTGATCACCGCGATGCGGGCTTCCTATGCCCTGCCCGGCGTGTTCGAGCCTGTCGAATGCAATGGCCGCACGCTTGTGGATGGGGCCCTGGTCAATCCGGTTCCGGTTTCGGTCTGCCGTTCCTACGAACAGCCTTTGGTTGTCGCCGTCAATCTGCACTATGACCAGTTTGGCCGCGCTGCCGTCATCAAGCATGCAGCGGAAGCTCCCCATGCGCAGACAAGTGATGGCGAGGCGGTGGCTTCGCGCTTCGGATCCGGATATTCCAAACGCCTGGGCATTACCGGCGTCATGATGGAATCGTTCAACATCATCCAGGACCGGATTTCGCGCGCCCGCATGGCGGGTGATCCGCCAGATATCATGCTGATGCCGAAAATCGGCCATGTGGGACTCGCCGAGTTTCACCGCGCCGACGAAGCGATCAAACTCGGCTATGAAGAAACGATGGCGCGCGTCGGTGAACTCGAGCGCATGCAGAAGCTCGTCTTCTAGAAGCCTCCGACCGAGGCAATCAACTCAGGCAGTTGCGATATAGCTTCGAATCTCCTCGGATTCGCGTTCCACTTCCTCGATGCGAAGCTTGACGACGTCGCCGATCGATACGATGCCGTGCAAACGCCCGTCCTTTTCGACCGGCAAATGGCGGAACCGGCCGCGTGTCATCATTTCCATGACCTGGTTGACCGTATGCCTTTCACTGCAGACGCTCACCTTGATCGTCATAATTTCCGAAATCGGCTTCCAGAGTACGTCGCTGCCGTCGGCGGCAAGCGCCCTGACCACGTCACGCTCGGACAAGATGCCTTTGATGGCCTTGTTCTGATCGCAAATGACAATTGCACCGATCTTGTGCTTTGCCAGCATCGTGATGGCATCGCCCAGCGTCGTTTCCGGATTCGTGCTGAATACGTCGTAGCCTTTACGTTCCAGAATCAATTTGACTGTCATGTACATCCTCCTTGCACATTGGCCTCCAGACCTTCGGCATCCCCAAACTACATCCGATGGTCCAATTCATGGTGCGCGTATGTTGCGCTTATTGCAACCGCTTTGCAATTATACCAGCAGTTCAGGATCTATTCGACTGTCATCACGCCGGTCGAACAAGGAAATACCGAAAAAGCCAACAAAAAAGCCACCAATATGGGCTTCCCAGGCGATTGTTGCCGAACTGTCGACGCCGACAGACAGAAGTCCGGTGAGGATGTTGGTGACGAACCAGACCCCCAGAAACACCAGAACCGTCCGCATCCGCAGCGCTACACCGATGGGCAGGATGTCACCGACAAATGCTGCGGAATTGCGCAATGTCGAGCGGCGGAAGCCGAAGCGCGCTGCTGCACCCATCATGCCTGAAACAGCGCCCGATGCGCCGACCAAAGGCGCTGTACTGTCCGGATAGACTGCGAAATGCGTCATCACCGCAGCTACGGATGTCACGATCCAGAACAACGCCATGCGAAGCGGGCCAATGCGCGCGGCAAGCGGTGAGCCGAAGGCGGCGAGCCAGATCATGTTGAGCGCGATATGGGCGACGCTGCCATGCAGGAGCGAATAGGTGACGGTCGTCAGCAAGGCGGCGGGCGAATAAAACCCGCCATATTGCGAGAACCGGGCAGGAATGAAGGCGAAATTCCACAGAAAAACGCTGCCCTGCTCATCATTCAACACGTAGGCTTCGAGAACAAAGAGTATCCCGCATATGGCCATGATGGCCAGGATGACACCCGGAATATTGAAGACCGGCTCGTTGCCGGAGGAATGATTGCGGACGTCCACTGGGTTGTTCATTCGTTCTTTCGCAGCCTTCGCACTTGCCGATGCGGCACGCTAGCCGGTTATCGAGCCGCAAGCAAAGGCCGAACGCGCCGAAAAATCGTCAAACAGAAAGAAGGCCGTTCAGTGATGCTGAACGGCCTGAATTCAGGGATATTTGGACATGTGAACTTTCGGGAGTGTTGTCTCACACTCGACGCCCCACCTCAATCGAAACCAATTATTAACCTTAATCGGGTGCCGCGGTGGACGCGCCCGCATCATCTGTGGCGCCAGCGTTTCGTCGGTGCCAGAGTCCTGTCCGCACGACGAGTCCCAGAGCATGGCCAGTCCTGCCAAGTGTCCGAAAGCAGATGAATCCTATGCGGCATGATGCAACAAGCGAGTTTTTCGCCTATTGGAACAGGCTGCGCGGAACCCGTGCAGCGCCGGAGCGGAGGGAAATCGCCCCCGCTGCGATCGGTCCTCACCTCTCCGATACCTTTATCCTGCAGGCGACCGGGTTGGGTGAACCACGATTTCGTCTCGCAGGTACCCGTATCTGCTCCGTCTATGGTGCGGAGCTGAAGGGCCTGTCCTTTGCCTCGCTCTGGCATATAAAGGACAGAAGCAACATCTCCCGCCTCGTCAAGAATTGCATGACGAGCAAGACGGTGGTTCAGCTCAACTACGAAGGCAAAAGCACACGCGGTCGCAAGGCACTGTTTAATTTGATTCTTGTGCCACTCGCCAGTGAGGCCAATGAACGGCATCTCATGGGGATGATCGTGGCGCTTGGCAGGCCGTTCTGGCTGGAATCAGATGCGATTGTCGAAAACCGGATCCAGTCGGTCTCGGTCATCGACCCGCGCCATCCAGCGCGCGCTCCCCTTGGAGATCCGGTACACACAGGATCGGAGAGCGCCAATTCAACCGCCCTACCCCTGGCGCGAACAATCATCAGCCGCAAGGTCCGACATTTGCGCGTGTTCGATGGCGGAAAAATCATCGATTAGGTTAGCAATTTATGATCAACCTGTGGTTGCCGTTACCTTGGCGTTAAGACTTGTGACCTAGTCTGAACACATCAAACTCTGTCGATTCCGCCATCTGGACAGCTTTCATGCAATTACACCGTGACGATTCGAGCTCGAACCCCGCCGCCACGGGCAAGTACTATAGTGTGAAGGTGCAGCTTTATGGCCGCTTCATGCTGGAAGACCGCACCGAACATGTCTGCCAGATCGAGGAAATGTCGCCGGGCGATGTTGTGATTACCACGGATGTGATGGCGAACAATGGCGAGCGGGTCATCGCCTATATCGATCATATCGGCCGGGTCGAAGGCATTATAGAGCGCCTTGTCCGCGGCGGATTTCTTCTTTCCCTGACCGCTTCAGATCGCAAGAAGAACAAGATTGCCGCGCAGCTGACATGGCTTGCGAACAAGCATGAGCTGGATATGCCGGAAGACCGGCGCCACCAGCGCATTGCGCCTCGCAATCCCATCACCACCTTGTCGATGGCCGACGGGCGCCAATATCCGTGCCGGATCATCGATCTGTCCATTTCCGGTGCGGCCGTGGAAATTCGCATGCGCCCTGCCCTGAACAGCCAGGTTATTCTCGGTTCCATGCGCGGACGCGTCGTCCGGCACTTCGAGGAAGGCATCGCAATCGAATTTGCGACCGTTCAGAGCCGCGAAGCCATCGACATCGCGTTCGAACACTGACCTGTTCAATCCAATGATTCCGGCTCGAATGTCATGAGGTATTCACACAGAACGCCGATGAACGCCTCAGCTTTGGCTCAGCATCATCGGCCCGGACATGAAACAGCTTTATCCCGAGATCGCACCTTCCGACAGCGGCCTGCTTGATGTGGGTGACGGCAACCGTATGTACTGGGCAGTTTTCGGCGATCCGGATGGAATGCCAGCCGTCGTCCTTCATGGCGGACCGGGATCTGGCCATTCCGTCAGATCGACGCGCCTTTTCGACCCTGCGGCATACCGGATTATTGTCTTCGATCAGCGAGGATGTGGTCGAAGCACGCCACATGCCAGCGATCCAGCTATCGATCTCTCAGTCAACACAACTGCTCATCTGTTGGGTGACCTGGAATGCCTGCGCCAATATCTCGGTGTCGATCGATGGCTCGTGTTCGGCGTCTCCTGGGGATGCACGTTAGGACTTGCCTATGCCATGCAAAATCGTGACCGGGTGGCAGCGCTTGTCCTCGCCGGTGTGACGACAACCCGCCGCTCGGAGATCGATTGGTTATACCGGCAACTGGCTCCGCTCTTCCCCGAGCAATGGAAGCGATTTCGAAGTGGCGTACCGGAGCACGAACGTGACGGCGATCTTGTTGCCGCTTACTACCACCTTTTGAAACATCCCGATCCCACCATATGCGCCAAGGCAGCTGAAGACTGGCACGATTGGGAAGCAGCATCGATTTCCATTGATCCAAACGCCAAGCCGTCGCCGAAGTGGTCAGATGCTACATACCGGATGGCGCGGGCGCGCATCGTCACACACTACTTTCATCACAATGCGTGGCTGGAAGACGGAATTCTCTTGAAGCAAGCCAGTAGTCTCAATGGAATTCCCGGCGTTATGGTGCAAGGGCGGCTTGATCTCGAGGCGCCGCTGGTGACAGCGTGGGAACTCTCGCAGGTCTGGAAAGATGGTGAGCTTGTTGTTGTGAACAATGCCGGCCATTCCCCTTCAGACCCGGGTATGAGCGAGGCAATCATCGCTGCAACGGATCGTTTTGCGAGACATGACTAGCGCATAGGACCAATTTTGGTTCTGTTTTCGATAAATTTTAGGCAGCCATTTCATATCGCGGATATTTTTTGACCAAAAAGCCACGAAATTCTGGCGAGGCAGTCGCAATGCACTGACAGGCATTAAGGCATCATAAATCACATAATATTCCGAGAAACGAATGCTTAAGTCTCTTTTTCTTCAACAACTTCAATAATAACTGCATTTAAATAAAATAGTAATAGTTATTAATACATAGTTATATTCTAATTAGTTTATTTTTTGCTACTGATTTGATTCATATTTACTGATCGACATTTCCGCTCGATCAAACTCTCTCTGTCATTGTCGCCTCAACCGGGGAGACGACGGGATGATAAAAAAGACAATTTTGCTTGGGGCGGCCCTTCTTTTCATGTGCATGACCGCACAGGCCGATCCAAGTGCGTCGAGCGGAACATTCATGAAGACAGGCCGACGCACGTCGCAGCCGATCGGACATTATGAATTCTGCCAGACCTATAAGAACGAATGCAATGTAAAGAGCACCGACAACAAGGCGGCTTCGCTGACATCAAAGACCTGGAGCCTCCTGGTTCAGGTCAACAGCAGCGTCAACAGCAAGATTCAGCCGGCGACCGACATGGATATCTGGGGCAAGGCGGAAGTCTGGTCCTATCCGACGACTGTCGGCGATTGCGAGGATTATGTTCTGCTCAAGCGGAAAATGCTCAACGAGAGCGGGATACCGCTCAGCGATTTGTTGATCACAGTCGTGCGACAGATGAATGGCGAAGGACATGCAGTCCTCACCGTCCGCACGGATCGCGGCGACTATGTGCTCGACAATCTGGAACCACGCATCAAGCCGTGGAATGAGACCAATTACGATTACCTGAAGCGTCAGGCGACAAACAATACCGGCGCATGGGTCTCGATCAATGATGACCGTCAGGTTCTGGTTGGCAGTATCGAAGCGCAATAAGCCGTCATACGAGGAATGCAGAAGCCGGTCCTGGAAACAGGGCCGGCTTTTGTCTATCAGTCGATCTCCATGCCGCGCAGGAAGCGCCGGCCGTTTTCGACATAATGCACGGCGGACAGTCTCAGTTGCTCAATGGCCACGTCGTCGAGCGTCCGCACGACCCTTGCCGGCGAGCCTACGATCAATGAATTATCCGGAAATTCCTTGCGCTCTGTCACGAGCGCCCCGGCGCCGACCAGCGAGTTTTTGCCGATCCTTGCGCCGTTGAGAACGATGGCGCCGATGCCGATCAGCGAATTCTCACCGATCGTGCAGCCATGGAGCATAGCCCGGTGACCGATGGTACATCCCTCGCCGATGGTGAGCGGATAGCCCATATCGGTGTGCATCACCGTATGCTCCTGGACATTCGTATTGCGGCCGACATGGATCAGCTCGTTGTCGCCGCGCAGCACAGCGCCGAACCAGATACCGGCATTTTCTCCAAGGAAGACTTTGCCAATCAACGTCGCATCCGGCGCGATCCAGTTCGACTCACGGTCCTCGAATTGCGGTGCATGTCCATCCAGCGTAAATATCGGCATTGCATCTCCCCAGATTCTGTATCCGCCGAACCTTAGCGAACTGCTGGAAGGTTGGCGAGATCACCTCACCCACGGCATCTTCAGGTTCAATTAACCATAAATCAGCACTCTGCGCGTTAGATTGAATCGATCACCCATCGGCGTTCGGAAGGTTCATGCAGTCTTCGACACACAGGATAGAGCCGATTGCAGGCAGCTCATCCCTGCAGCGCATCTTCTATTGTGTGGCAGCGCTCGCAGTTCTGTCGCTGGGCCTTGCTGCTGCCGGCCGCTTCCTTGGCCACGGCATTTCGCTGGGCGGGCATACGGAAGACACGACCCTTCAGGAAATTGTCATTGGCAACACTGTGCTGGCGCTCCCTGCCAATATGATACGTTTCGACAGACAGCGGCGAGGCGGTGTCGCAGAGCGTGTCGATATCTATTTGCACTGGCCTGACATGCAAGGCTACCGACCAGAGTTCATTCAGGATTTCAATGGTTCCGGCCCGGAAAAACGGCTGTTGTTCGTGACCTTCGAGCCACGTGCCATCTCCCAGGACATGTCAGACCGCTATGGTCCGATCTACAGCACGTTGACGGATGGGCCCGGCGTCAAGGGTCCGGCCGGTTTGACCATTCAGACGCTTCAAACCGAGAGTGGATTTGTCAATGAGGAGCTGATTGTCTCGCCGCAGCGCGCAGGAAAAGCGCCATTCGTGGCGCGCTGCCTCGATATCGAAACATCCAGGAACAACCTTGCATCATGTCAGCGGGATATTTTTGTCGGTGAAGATCTTCAACTAACCTATCGCTTTCCAAGGGAAATGCTGAACGATTGGCAGCAGATCGACCTGCAAATGCAGGCGTTTGCCCAAGCCCATATCAAGGGGCTGAAGTGACGCCGGTACGGCGTCACTCAAAACGGTCGAGCTGATCAGAGATCCATCTCGAGGATGGCCATGGAGAAATTGTAGGAGAGCTCGCCCTCGTCTTCATCCTTGTAGATCAGGCCGAGGAATTCATCGCCGAGATAAAGTTCGGCTGAATCGTCCTTGCGCGGCCGAGCCTTCACAGTGAGTTCCGTGTTTCTGAATGTGCGCTTGAAATAGCTGTCGAGTTTTTTCAGTTCTTCGGGTTTCACTTGAGGTCTCCTGTCGTAATTGGCTAGCGGCTTTTGGCATGCGAAAGTCCGCCCTGTAAAGGGCAGATTGCAACCGTGCTGCCGCGTGGAGACCTCTGCGGCCGCCTTTAATCGAAGTTGGTGACGAGCTGGTCCATGGCGCGGGAGGGTTCAGCGCAGCCTGTCTCACCGACAATCCGGGCGGGAACCCCAGCGACGGTGATATTGTGCGGGACCGGCTTAAGAACGACCGACCCGGCAGCGACTTTCGAGCAATGACCGATTTCGATATTGCCAAGAATCTTTGCCCCGGCTCCGATCAGCACGCCATGACGGATCTTCGGATGACGATCGCCGGATTCTTTGCCGGTGCCGCCAAGTGTAACGCCCTGCAGGATAGAAACATTGTCTTCGATGACGGCGGTCATACCGACGACAATGCCGGTCGCATGGTCAAAGAACACGCCCTGGCCCATTGGCACCTGCGGATGAATATCCGTCTGGAAAACAGAGGACGAACGGCTTTGCAGATAGAGCGCAAAATCCTTGCGGCCTTCGTTCCACAGCCAGTGAGCAAGGCGATGGGTCTGGATTGCCTGGAAGCCCTTGAAATAAAGGATAGGCTCGATGAACCGGGTGCAGGCCGGATCGCGGTCGTAGACGGCCTGGATATCAACCCGCAGGATTTGCGACCAGGACGGGTTTGCTTCCAGCATCGCCGTAAAGGTTTGCCGCAACAGTTCCGACTCCATATCCGGGTGATCGAGACGCTGGGAAATCCGGTGGATCACCGCCTCTTCCAGTGACTGATGATTGAGGATCGTCGTGTAGAGGAACGTCGCCAGGAGCGGTTCGTTACGGATCGTCTCTTCGGCTTCCGCACGAATGGAAAGCCAAATCGGATCCATCTGCTTGACCGATCCGGTCATTTTTATCGGACTGCTAGCGGACATTTCCTACTCCGGGCATTTGGCCAAAATTCGTGCTCTAGAATTCAGCATACGGCAAAAATGATTGCTTGACACTCCAATTTCCAGAGCCCTCAGGCAAGAAATTTTGAAGCAATGATCGATTTGCCTGAATATCACGGTCTCATTGAAGAGTTGCCATAGCTCATGCAGCACTGTCGTGCAAGGAACGAACAGGTGGACGACCATGTTCCCTTGCCCGTGTCAGATCGCAATTGGCTGATTATTTGCTCACAGCGGATGGCGCTTGAGGAAGTCCAGGACAGCCTGCTTGAACACCTTGTCGCCAACGGCAAGCATATGATCGCGATTGGGGATATCGATTGCCTCGCCCTGCGGCATCAATTCCGCAAGCCGGTGCGGACTTCCGCCAATATCGTCCTTCGTGCCCACGGCGACGAGCGCGGGCTGGGTTATCCGCGCCATGTTTTCGGCGCTGATCTCTTCCTTGGACGTGATCACGCAGGCGGCCAGCGCAATCTTGTCGCTCTTGGTCTTGTCAGCAAACATGCGGAACATCTTGCCACGCGGGTGAGAGATTGCCTCCGGATCATCCGCCATGAGCGCTTCGGCGATCGGCGACCAGTCGCCGGCGCCTTCGACCATGCCGATGCCGAGGCCACCAAAAACCAGGTCGTGAACCCGTTGGGGATGTTGCAGCGCCAGGAATGCACTGATGCGGGCGCCCATGGAATAGCCCATGACATGGGCGGTCTGGATGCCAAGGTGGTCGAGCAGAGCAGCGGCATCACCCGCCATCAGGGTTGGCGTGTAGACCGACTTATCGTGCGGCTTGTCTGATTGGCCATGGCCGCGATTGTCGATCGCAATGGTCCGGTACCCCGCCGCAGTCAGCGTCGGTATCCAGCCGGGCTGCACCCAATTGTAGAACGCCGATGATGCAAAGCCATGGATGAGCAGGACGGGTTCGCCCTCGCCTTCGTCGAGATAAGCGAGCTTCAATCCGTCATTGTCGAAAAACTGCATGTCCTGGCCTTGCTAGTGCCCGATGGCTTCAATAGCGGGATGCCGCACCTTGTCACCAATTGTCAAGCCGAGGCGTTTTGCCGTTCCCGCTTTTACCTCCACAACAAAACGAACGGGACCGCCCGAAGAGATGGTGGAGCGGGAAAACGGGACCGCATTTTCGCGAATGGCGGATGTGCGGCCCTTTTCATCGAGGAAGAGCATATCGAGGGCTGACGGCGTATTCTCCATCCACATGGTGACCAGGCGGGTGTCATCGAAGATGAACAGCATCGCGCTGTTGTCCTTCAAATCCTTGCGGAACATCAGGCCGCGCTCGCGCTCCTCATTCGTGTCGGCAATCTCAACGCGAAACGGCACATCGCCCTTGGCCGTATTGACGGTCAGCGGCGCAGGGTCGATGGCAAGGTGCATGGGCGCCTGATCGAGCGCTAATGCCGGAATTATCGAAAATAGGAGAAAAACCATACCGGCCAGAACTGATTTCAGGCGGGACATCGTTGGGTCTTCAGTGCGAAGACGGCAGCTGCGTGCCGATATCCGGATGAATTTCGGAAGCCATCAGGCCCTTGTCGCCATGGCCGAAGCGGATCAGCACGACCTGTCCCGGACGCAGCTCGGTCAGGCCGAAATGGCGGAGTGTTTCCATATGGATGAAAATATCCTCGGTACCCTCGCCGCGCGTGAGGAAACCGAAACCCTTGGTGCGGTTGAACCACTTGACCAGAACGCGCTCGAGCCCGCTCGACGGCGTCACCGTGACGTGGGTGCGCACCGGCGGCATTTCCGTCGGATGAACCGCGGTCGAGTTGTCCATGGACTTGACGTGGAAACACTGCATACCGCGTTCGCCCTGCTTGACTTCGCAGACGACGCGCGCGCCTTCAAGTGCGGTTTGGAAACCATCGCGCCGCAGACAGGTAACGTGGAGAAGGATGTCAGGAAGATCAGTGTTGTCAGGCACGATGAAGCCGTAACCCTTGGCCACGTCAAACCATTTTATCGCGCCCGCAACCTCGATGAGGTCCAAATCGTCTCTTAGACCTTCGTCATCGGGGGAACGCTGGGCTGATACTGGTCTGTCCGA of Phyllobacterium zundukense contains these proteins:
- a CDS encoding iron-sulfur cluster assembly scaffold protein, with product MINDVYNARILEFAGNIQRLGRLQDPDATATAHSKLCGSTVTVDLKMQDGVVSDFAHDVKACALGQASSSIMARQVIGATAKELRDVRETMFRMLKENGAPPEGRFEDLKFLEPVRDYKARHNSTMLTFDAVVDCLNQIEKKTAEAAA
- the folE gene encoding GTP cyclohydrolase I FolE, whose product is MDAVIKNLQSAAVKQNNTRRPTQEEAEAAVRTLLLWAGDDPEREGLLDTPERVVKAYKELFSGYSQNPADVLGRTFEEIAGYEDIVLIQDIPFFSHCEHHMVPIIGKAHVAYLPDGEKVVGLSKIARVVDIYAHRLQTQEAMTAQIANAIQDSLQPRGVAVMIEAEHMCMSMRGIRKSGSTTTTTTFTGAYKIDVNEQVRFMTLVKGR
- the hisI gene encoding phosphoribosyl-AMP cyclohydrolase; amino-acid sequence: MSSFSDSLSDKHENEEGAVFAPRFDASGLVTTVVTDARDGHLLMVAHMNAEALRLTLATGIAHYWSRSRKSLWKKGETSGNLQTVVEMRTDCDQDALWLKVTVADDGPTCHTGRRSCFYRQIVTTDGTSSLVMTSEMTSTS
- a CDS encoding patatin family protein — translated: MLEWASRRLRAAEPIGISDNLDVPVTTPEKPRDSKTPIALALGGGAARGWAHIGVLRALDEAGIEISMIAGTSIGALVGGCYLGGKLDQLEEFARSLTKRGIFSLLDLRFGGNGLFGGMKLDRRLREHLEELSIDNLSKRFIAVCTEINTGHEIWLTRGSLITAMRASYALPGVFEPVECNGRTLVDGALVNPVPVSVCRSYEQPLVVAVNLHYDQFGRAAVIKHAAEAPHAQTSDGEAVASRFGSGYSKRLGITGVMMESFNIIQDRISRARMAGDPPDIMLMPKIGHVGLAEFHRADEAIKLGYEETMARVGELERMQKLVF
- a CDS encoding CBS domain-containing protein translates to MTVKLILERKGYDVFSTNPETTLGDAITMLAKHKIGAIVICDQNKAIKGILSERDVVRALAADGSDVLWKPISEIMTIKVSVCSERHTVNQVMEMMTRGRFRHLPVEKDGRLHGIVSIGDVVKLRIEEVERESEEIRSYIATA
- a CDS encoding rhomboid family intramembrane serine protease, which codes for MNNPVDVRNHSSGNEPVFNIPGVILAIMAICGILFVLEAYVLNDEQGSVFLWNFAFIPARFSQYGGFYSPAALLTTVTYSLLHGSVAHIALNMIWLAAFGSPLAARIGPLRMALFWIVTSVAAVMTHFAVYPDSTAPLVGASGAVSGMMGAAARFGFRRSTLRNSAAFVGDILPIGVALRMRTVLVFLGVWFVTNILTGLLSVGVDSSATIAWEAHIGGFFVGFFGISLFDRRDDSRIDPELLV
- a CDS encoding PAS domain-containing protein; the protein is MRHDATSEFFAYWNRLRGTRAAPERREIAPAAIGPHLSDTFILQATGLGEPRFRLAGTRICSVYGAELKGLSFASLWHIKDRSNISRLVKNCMTSKTVVQLNYEGKSTRGRKALFNLILVPLASEANERHLMGMIVALGRPFWLESDAIVENRIQSVSVIDPRHPARAPLGDPVHTGSESANSTALPLARTIISRKVRHLRVFDGGKIID
- a CDS encoding PilZ domain-containing protein, which codes for MQLHRDDSSSNPAATGKYYSVKVQLYGRFMLEDRTEHVCQIEEMSPGDVVITTDVMANNGERVIAYIDHIGRVEGIIERLVRGGFLLSLTASDRKKNKIAAQLTWLANKHELDMPEDRRHQRIAPRNPITTLSMADGRQYPCRIIDLSISGAAVEIRMRPALNSQVILGSMRGRVVRHFEEGIAIEFATVQSREAIDIAFEH
- the pip gene encoding prolyl aminopeptidase; this translates as MKQLYPEIAPSDSGLLDVGDGNRMYWAVFGDPDGMPAVVLHGGPGSGHSVRSTRLFDPAAYRIIVFDQRGCGRSTPHASDPAIDLSVNTTAHLLGDLECLRQYLGVDRWLVFGVSWGCTLGLAYAMQNRDRVAALVLAGVTTTRRSEIDWLYRQLAPLFPEQWKRFRSGVPEHERDGDLVAAYYHLLKHPDPTICAKAAEDWHDWEAASISIDPNAKPSPKWSDATYRMARARIVTHYFHHNAWLEDGILLKQASSLNGIPGVMVQGRLDLEAPLVTAWELSQVWKDGELVVVNNAGHSPSDPGMSEAIIAATDRFARHD
- a CDS encoding transglutaminase-like cysteine peptidase, with the translated sequence MIKKTILLGAALLFMCMTAQADPSASSGTFMKTGRRTSQPIGHYEFCQTYKNECNVKSTDNKAASLTSKTWSLLVQVNSSVNSKIQPATDMDIWGKAEVWSYPTTVGDCEDYVLLKRKMLNESGIPLSDLLITVVRQMNGEGHAVLTVRTDRGDYVLDNLEPRIKPWNETNYDYLKRQATNNTGAWVSINDDRQVLVGSIEAQ
- a CDS encoding gamma carbonic anhydrase family protein, with amino-acid sequence MPIFTLDGHAPQFEDRESNWIAPDATLIGKVFLGENAGIWFGAVLRGDNELIHVGRNTNVQEHTVMHTDMGYPLTIGEGCTIGHRAMLHGCTIGENSLIGIGAIVLNGARIGKNSLVGAGALVTERKEFPDNSLIVGSPARVVRTLDDVAIEQLRLSAVHYVENGRRFLRGMEID
- a CDS encoding DUF3126 family protein; this encodes MKPEELKKLDSYFKRTFRNTELTVKARPRKDDSAELYLGDEFLGLIYKDEDEGELSYNFSMAILEMDL
- the cysE gene encoding serine O-acetyltransferase encodes the protein MSASSPIKMTGSVKQMDPIWLSIRAEAEETIRNEPLLATFLYTTILNHQSLEEAVIHRISQRLDHPDMESELLRQTFTAMLEANPSWSQILRVDIQAVYDRDPACTRFIEPILYFKGFQAIQTHRLAHWLWNEGRKDFALYLQSRSSSVFQTDIHPQVPMGQGVFFDHATGIVVGMTAVIEDNVSILQGVTLGGTGKESGDRHPKIRHGVLIGAGAKILGNIEIGHCSKVAAGSVVLKPVPHNITVAGVPARIVGETGCAEPSRAMDQLVTNFD